In one Diprion similis isolate iyDipSimi1 chromosome 6, iyDipSimi1.1, whole genome shotgun sequence genomic region, the following are encoded:
- the LOC124407583 gene encoding protein sly1 homolog, with product MISLREKQINALRQMLNLNDPEVKLDAAEPTWKILIYDRVGQDIISPLVSIKELRELGITLHMQLHSDRDPIPEVPAVYFCAPTDENLGRIGQDLQNGLYDIYHLNFISPISRQKMEDLAAAALQAGAVANIHKVFDQYLNFITLEDDLFVLRHQNSDAISYHAINRGEIKDTEMEGIMDAIVDSLFSVFVTLGTVPIIRCPKGNAAEMVAKKLDKKLRENVWDARNNLFQGEVSGTGNFSFQRPLLIVLDRSVDMATPLHHTWTYQALAHDVLELALNRLVVEESAGRSPAGGARSKTRACELDNRDRFWSIHKGSPFPMVAEAIQEELEQYRTSEEEVKKLKSSMGIDNETDVAYSMVSNNTARLTSAVNSLPQLLEKKRLIDMHTTIATGILNSIKSRRLDTFFEIEEKIMSKQTLDRSILDIINDPDCGTPEDKLRLFVIYYLCSNMSETDYNKHEAALASAGCDLNPLAYIKRWRGYTRIAGIQNQYEGGGTKTVSMFSKLMNQGSSLVMEGVKNLVVKRHNLPVTKIVDELIEMRQSPQTDDYHYLDPKQLKQIDQVPRTRTTFQEVIVFVVGGGNYIEYQNLVDYVKQKSGGGTNKRIVYGSSTLVNARQFLKQLSLLGQETH from the exons ATGATCAGTCTCCGAGAAAAACAGATAA ATGCTCTGAGGCAAATGCTAAACCTCAATGATCCTGAAGTAAAACTGGATGCTGCTGAACCAACATGGAAAATCCTCATATATGACAGAGTTGGACAGGACATAATATCACCATTAGTTTCGATCAAGGAACTTAGAGAGCTTGGAATAACGCTGCATAT GCAGCTCCACTCCGACAGAGATCCTATTCCTGAGGTTCCAGCTGTTTATTTTTGCGCACCTACTGATGAGAACTTAGGACGTATTGGTCAAGATTTACAGAATGgtttatatgatatatatcatttgaattttatatcaCCGATATCGCGGCAGAAAATGGAAGATCTTGCTGCTGCAGCTTTGCAGGCTGGAGCAGTAGCAAATATTCACAAG GTTTTTGATCAATATCTCAATTTTATAACGTTAGAGGATGATTTGTTCGTTCTGAGACATCAGAACAGCGATGCCATCTCATATCATG CTATCAATCGTGGAGAAATAAAGGACACAGAAATGGAGGGAATCATGGATGCAATAGTTGACAGCCTCTTTTCAGTGTTTGTGACCTTAGGAACAGTTCCTATTATACGTTGCCCAAAAGGTAATGCTGCAGAAATGGTTGCAAAGAAGTTGGACAAGAAACTGAGAGAAAATGTTTGGGATGCAAGAAATAACTTGTTTCAGGGTGAGGTTTCTGGAACAGGAAATTTCAG TTTCCAACGGCCATTGCTCATTGTGCTGGATCGCAGTGTAGATATGGCAACACCACTTCACCATACTTGGACATATCAAGCATTGGCACACGACGTATTAGAACTAGCTTTGAACCGTTTAGTAGTCGAAGAAAGTGCCGGAAGATCGCCAGCTGGTGGAGCACGGTCGAAAACGCGTGCCTGTGAACTAGATAACCGAGATCGTTTTTGGTCAATTCATAAAGGAAGCCCATTCCCTATGGTAGCTGAAGCAATTCAAGAGGAATTAGAACAATATCGAACTTCCGAAGAAGAAGTCAAGAAACTGAAATCGTCAATG GGGATTGATAATGAAACTGACGTTGCATATTCTATGGTATCAAACAATACAGCACGTCTGACAAGTGCTGTTAACTCCCTACCACAGcttcttgaaaaaaagcgtctGATCGACATGCATACAACTATAGCAACAG GTATTTTGAATTCTATTAAATCTCGACGGCTCGATACGTTCTTTGAAATAGAAGAGAAAATCATGAGTAAACAAACATTGGACAGGAGTATTTTAGACATTATTAATGATCCTGATTGTGGAACACCTGAAGACAAACTACGGCTGTTCGTTATATACTACCTTTGTTCCAATATGTCAGAG ACTGATTACAACAAACACGAGGCAGCCTTAGCCAGTGCAGGATGTGACTTAAACCCTCTGGCATACATAAAGAGGTGGCG AGGGTACACTAGAATAGCTGGAATCCAAAATCAATATGAAGGTGGGGGTACTAAGACCGTTAGTATGTTctcaaaattgatgaatcaaGGATCTTCTTTAGTAATGGAAGGTGTGAAGAATCTTGTTGTTAAAAGACAT AACCTCCCTGTTACAAAAATAGTTGACGAATTAATTGAGATGAGGCAATCACCACAGACTGACGATTACCATTACTTAGATCCCAAACAATTGAAACAAATCGACCAAGTTCCAAGAACTAGGACTACATTCCAAGAAGTGATTGTATTTGTCGTTGGTGGTGGCAATTACATCGAATATCAAAATCTTGTTGATTATGTCAAG CAAAAAAGTGGAGGTGGCACAAATAAACGAATTGTTTATGGATCATCAACCCTTGTCAATGCTAGACAATTCCTGAAACAGCTATCTCTCCTGGGTCAAGAAACACATTGA
- the LOC124407614 gene encoding protein phosphatase 1 regulatory subunit 14B, with protein sequence MEAGGGGVLTAERSPARANLHVAFTEKGEVKERREKFLTAKYGSHQMSLIRKRLAVEMWLFDELQKLYETVNENGKSREVEVDIDELLDMDTDDHRRSYLQDLLVDAKKSPHDVKKFINDLLEKAKTL encoded by the exons ATGGAagctggtggtggtggtgttcTGACAGCAGAACGAAGTCCTGCACGCGCTAATCTGCACGTTGCTTTCACTGAGAAAGGAGAAGTCAAAGAAcgtagagaaaaatttttaacagccAAGTATGGTTCACATCAAATGTCGCTTATCCGGAAGAGACTCGCAGTTGAAATGTGGCTCTTTGATGAGTTGCAGAAACTTTATGAAACTGTG AATGAAAATGGGAAATCTCGGGAGGTTGAGGTAGATATAGACGAGCTACTCGACATGGACACAGATGACCATAGAAGAAGTTACTTACAG GATTTGCTGGTAGATGCAAAAAAGTCACCACACGATGTAAAG aaattcaTCAACGATTTGCTCGAGAAAGCAAAAACACTCTGA